From Saccopteryx leptura isolate mSacLep1 chromosome 3, mSacLep1_pri_phased_curated, whole genome shotgun sequence, one genomic window encodes:
- the GDAP1 gene encoding ganglioside-induced differentiation-associated protein 1 isoform X2 gives MPDKGSMYYPRVQHYRELLDSLPMDAYTHGCILHPELTVDSMIPAYATTRIRSQIGNTESELKKLAEENPDLQEAYIAKQKRLKSKLLDHDNVKYLKKILDELEKVLDQVETELQRRNEETPEEGRQPWLCGEAFTLADVSLAVTLHRLKFLGFARRNWGNGKRPNLETYYERVLKRKTFNKVLGHVNNILISAVLPTALRVAKKRAPKVLGTTLVVGLLAGMGYFAFMLFRRRLGSVMLALRPRSNYF, from the exons ATGCCTGATAAAGGAAGCATGTATTACCCTCGTGTACAACACTATCGAGAACTGCTGGACTCCTTGCCAATGGACGCCTATACACACGGCTGCATCCTGCACCCTGAGCTAACAGTGGACTCCATGATCCCAGCTTATGCGACGACAAGGATTCGCA GCCAAATTGGTAATACAGAGTCTGAACTAAAGAAACTTGCAGAAGAAAACCCAGATCTACAAGAGGCATACATCGCCAAACAGAAGCGGCTCAAA TCAAAGCTGCTTGACCATGACAAtgtcaaatatttgaagaaaattctTGACGAGCTGGAGAAAGTCTTGGATCAGGTTGAAACTGAATTGCAGAGAAGAAACGAGGAAACCCCAG AGGAGGGCCGCCAGCCGTGGCTCTGTGGAGAGGCCTTCACCCTGGCAGACGTCTCGCTCGCCGTCACGCTGCATCGACTCAAGTTCCTGGGCTTTGCGAGGAGAAACTGGGGGAACGGAAAACGACCCAACTTGGAAACCTATTACGAGCGTGTCTTGAAGAGGAAAACATTTAACAAGGTTTTAGGGCACGTCAACAATATATTAATCTCCGCGGTGCTGCCGACGGCGCTCCGGGTGGCCAAGAAAAGGGCCCCTAAAGTTCTCGGCACCACCCTCGTGGTCGGTTTGCTTGCAGGAATGGGATACTTTGCTTTTATGCTGTTCAGGAGGAGACTTGGAAGCGTGATGTTAGCACTGAGACCCAGATCGAATTATTTCTAG